A stretch of DNA from Fibrobacter sp. UWB11:
TGTGAGCGCCAATACGGTAGACGATCAGGAGACCGAGCGTGAAGAGAATCTTCTTGCGCAGATCCGGAATCTTAAACGCATTGACGAACGCATCGATGGCTTTCTTGAGTGCTTCCATTAGATGATCTCAACTTTGCCGCCAGCAGCTTCAATAGCAGACTTTGCCTTTTCGCTGATAGCGTTAACCTTTACGTTGATAGCCTTGTCGATAGAACCAAAAGCGAGGACCTTGACCGGCAGTTCGACGCTCTTGATGAAGCCGAGGTCGAAAAGGACCTTGGCGTCAAATTCAACAGCGCTGACAGCGGCGAGCTTCTTCAGGTTCACGATCTGGAATTCAACACCAGCGTGCTTGAAGCCGCGCTTCGGGATACGACGGTGAATCGGCATCTGGCCGCCTTCGAAAGCGACGCGACCGG
This window harbors:
- the rplO gene encoding 50S ribosomal protein L15; protein product: MELNTLNPGKAAKGKSRKRIGRGPGSGWGTTAGRGQKGAGARKSAKAGRVAFEGGQMPIHRRIPKRGFKHAGVEFQIVNLKKLAAVSAVEFDAKVLFDLGFIKSVELPVKVLAFGSIDKAINVKVNAISEKAKSAIEAAGGKVEII